GTCGCGTACGACGACGGCGTCCGCGGTCTCCAGGGCGAGGTCGGAGCCGGCGCGGCCCATGGCGATGCCGGTGTGGGCGGCGGCCAGTGCGGGCGCGTCGTTGACGCCGTCGCCGACCACCAGAACCCTCCGGCCCGCCTGCGTCATCTCCTGTACGACGGTGACCTTGTCCTGCGGGAGGAGGCCTGCGCGGACGTCGGTGATCCCGGCCTCCGCGGCGAGCCGGGCCGCCGCGCGCGGGTTGTCGCCGGTGACCAACACCGGTGCGGTGCGGGTCAGTTCGCCCAGGGCGGCGACGGTGGCGGCGGCTTCGTCGCGCAGACGGTCGGCGAGACCCAGCAACCCCACCGGTGTGCCGTCGAGGGTGACCAGCACGGCCGTGCGGCCCTCCTGCTCCAGGGCGGCGGCCACGGCGAGGGCCGGGTGACCGGCGTCGGCGTCCAGGATGCGGGTGGGGCTGCCGACCGCGACGAGACGACCCTCCACCCGTGCGCTCACGCCGGCTCCCGGGGTGGAGGCGAAGTCCTCCGCCGGTGGAGTGCGCAGGTCGCGGGCGCGGGTGGCGTCCACGATCGCCCGGGCCAGCGGGTGCTCGCTGGGGTGCTCGGCGGCCGCCGCAAGCCGCAGCACCTCGTCCTCGCTCAGGCGGGAGTCGGCGAGCGGGCGGATGTCCGTCACCCTCGGGGTGCCCTCGGTCAGCGTGCCGGTCTTGTCCAGAGCGACCGCATCCACCTGCCCGAGCCGTTCCATGACCACGGCCGACTTCACCAGTACGCCATGGCGTCCGGCGCCGGCGATCGCGGACAGCAGCGGAGGCATGGTGGCCAGCACCACCGCACACGGCGAGGCGACGATCATGAAAGTCATCGCGCGCAGCAGCGTGGACCGCAGATCGGCGCCGAACAGCAGCGGCAGGACGAACAGCGCCAGGGTGGCGGCGACCATGCCGAGGCTGTAGCGCTGTTCGACCTTCTCGATGAACAGCTGGGTGGGGGCCTTGGTCGCGGAGGCTTCCTCGACCAAGGCCACGATCCGGGCGATCACCGAGTCGCCCGGGTCCCGCTCGACCTTCACACGCAGGGCCCCGGTGCCGTTCAGGGTGCCGGCGAACACCTCGTCGCCCTCCTGCTTGACCACGGGCAGCGGTTCGCCGGTGATGGT
The genomic region above belongs to Streptomyces sp. CG1 and contains:
- a CDS encoding heavy metal translocating P-type ATPase, which encodes MSSTLTRPAPSDGIARETTAPRRRTRVFALPEARWAGAALVLFLGALPLYLAGAPAWTWGPLFAAVYATGGWEPGWAGLRALREKTLDVDLLMVVAALGAAAIGQVLDGALLIVIFATSGALEAIATARTADSVRGLLDLAPATATRLADDGTERTVATEQLAVGDVILVRPGERIGADGRVLDGDSEVDQATITGEPLPVVKQEGDEVFAGTLNGTGALRVKVERDPGDSVIARIVALVEEASATKAPTQLFIEKVEQRYSLGMVAATLALFVLPLLFGADLRSTLLRAMTFMIVASPCAVVLATMPPLLSAIAGAGRHGVLVKSAVVMERLGQVDAVALDKTGTLTEGTPRVTDIRPLADSRLSEDEVLRLAAAAEHPSEHPLARAIVDATRARDLRTPPAEDFASTPGAGVSARVEGRLVAVGSPTRILDADAGHPALAVAAALEQEGRTAVLVTLDGTPVGLLGLADRLRDEAAATVAALGELTRTAPVLVTGDNPRAAARLAAEAGITDVRAGLLPQDKVTVVQEMTQAGRRVLVVGDGVNDAPALAAAHTGIAMGRAGSDLALETADAVVVRDELATIPTVVRLSRQARRLVVQNLVIAAVFITGLVVWDLAGTLPLPLGVAGHEGSTVIVGLNGLRLLADGAWRRAAAGADR